The nucleotide window AAGTGTTCGATTTAACGCAAAACGAAGTATTGATTTTAAATGGTGAAAATGGGGTAACGCCAACCTACCATGAGAGTTCAGAAGATGCCTATGCAGGGGATAATGCCATAGCAGACCCAACACAGTACACCAATGTAGACATACCAGAACAGGACATTTACGTAAGAGTCACCAACAATGCAACCGGTTGTTATGCTGTAGTTAGCTTTACAATATTTGTGCACCCATTACCAGAGGTAGTGGCCGTAACGGACTTTATACAGTGCGAACTGAATACAGACGGAATAGATAATTTTGACTTAACAACAAAAGATGAAGAAGTCCTAAACGGACAAGATCCAACACGTTATATCGTCACCTACCATGAGACCTTGGCAGATGCTGAAGCAGAGATGAACGCGCTTGTAAGTCCGTACACCAACACAAGCAATCCCCAAGAGCTCTATGTAACCATTACAGACAACGTAACGGGATGTTCTATAAGTACACAGCGCTTTAATCTACAAGTAGATGAAGCAGCACAAGCCAATCCAGATATGGTAGATCTAACCTATGAGGAATGTGATGATGATATAGAGAACGATTTGGACCCAAGTAACGACAGTACACAGTTTACCTTATCAACACAAGATGCGTTTGTGTTAGACGGACAAGATCCGGCAAATTATATAGTAACTTATTATGCAACAGAAGCCGATGCTAATTTAAACGTAAACCCATTGCCAGACCTGTACGAAAATGTTGTGAACCCACAAGTGGTTTATGCAAGAGTGGATAACAATACTCAGGTCGTAATACCAATAGCCTTAGATCTAACAGCCTTAACAACGGGATTAGATTTAGACGGCGACGGTACAATAGATACCTACGACACGGATGCCGATGGTGTGTTTGATTTGATAGACGTGGACGGAGACGGACTGTCAGACGGTATCGATGCCAATGGCGACGGTCTGTTCGAGTTTGTGGATATAGATGGGGACGGCAACGGAGATCCGGTAGACCTCAACAACGATGGGGTGTTTGATAATCAGCAAGACGGATCCATATGTTACGAAGTAGCGCCACTGACACTTCAGGTAAACCCAAAGCCAAACTTCGATTTATTGGAGAGTTATATTCTATGTGTCGGCACAAACGGAACAGAGTTTTTAGATCCATTAGTATTGGACACCGAGTTGTCGGGTACCGGCTATACTTTTGAGTGGACCCTTAACGGAGAGGTCATCGCAACGGCAACAGGCCCTAGCATAATGCCAACACAGGGAGGAACCTATGGTGTTACGGTAACCGATATAGGCACCTCAATGGAGACCAACTGTGAGACCTATGATGAGACTATTGTAGTAGAAAGTGCGCCGCCAATGCTAACCGCAAACTTTGTCACACAATTTTTTGGTGAAAATAATGTTATAGAAGCAACGGTAACGGGAATAGGGGAGTATGAGTTTAGTTTAGATGGAGGTCCCTGGGAAGACGCATTAGAAGACGGAACCATACAATTTACCAATGTATCACAAGGATTACACACGGTAACGGCAAGAGATAAGACAGGTTGTGGCATTGCTACAGAGACGGTATTTGTTGTAGATTACCCCAAGTATTTTACACCAAATGGGGATGGTATACATGAAACATGGAACATAGAAGGTATTGGAAGTAATGCCAAAATTTATATATTTGACCGCTACGGGAAACTGTTAAAGCAGTTAAGCTCGACAGGTCAAGGATGGGACGGGACGTTCAACGGTAACAACATGCCATCGAGCGATTACTGGTTTACGGTAGAGTACCTAGAGCCCCTGACCAACCAAACCAAAGAGTTCAAAGCCCATTTTACCTTGAAACGTTAAAAGAAATTATGAGATTAAAAAAGTTTTGTGTAGTAGCATTTACAGCCCTGATAGCAAATATTGGTTTTGCTCAAGAAGGTGTGCCGATTTATTCAGATTATTTAACAGATAACTACTATCTAATACACCCTTCCATGGCAGGCGTTGCTAATTGTGCTAAGGTTAGGTTAACTGCAAGACAGCAATGGTTTGGCGTTGATGATGCACCTAGTTTGCAAACTCTAAGTATTAACGGTAGAGTTGGAGACACTCCTGTTGGTATTGGAGGAATTTTATTCAACGATTCTAACGGCTACCATTCTACATTAGGTGGATATGCTAGTTTTGCATATCATTTAATGTTCTCAAGAAATGAGATAGACCTTAACATGTTGTCTTTTGGTATTAACGCTGGGTTTTTACAGTATAAAGTAGATGCAAGTGAGTGGCTAGGACCTGGTGATTTATTTGATCCTTTAGCAACAAGTGCTACGGCTACTAATTTTAATATTGACGCTGGTTTTTCTTACCACTTTTTAGATTTTTATGCACATTTTACAGCTAAAAATATTTTAGAAAACGATGGTATTAATTGGAATCGTAATGGTGATCAATGGGAGTTTAGAAATTTAAGAACTTATTTGTTTTCTACTGGTTATACATTCAGTAAGTACGGAAGTGACTGGAGTTATGAACCTTCAGTAATGTATATGTATAGAGATGCTACA belongs to Winogradskyella sp. J14-2 and includes:
- a CDS encoding type IX secretion system membrane protein PorP/SprF, whose translation is MRLKKFCVVAFTALIANIGFAQEGVPIYSDYLTDNYYLIHPSMAGVANCAKVRLTARQQWFGVDDAPSLQTLSINGRVGDTPVGIGGILFNDSNGYHSTLGGYASFAYHLMFSRNEIDLNMLSFGINAGFLQYKVDASEWLGPGDLFDPLATSATATNFNIDAGFSYHFLDFYAHFTAKNILENDGINWNRNGDQWEFRNLRTYLFSTGYTFSKYGSDWSYEPSVMYMYRDATEESSIDINAKVYREMDFGKIWGGLSYRRSLDGAEFVDGSGVSSQKLQYITPFIGVDYNNFVFAYTYSYQANTVNFNTGGFHQITLGYNFNCKREKFECNCPAIN